A genomic window from Solanum dulcamara chromosome 11, daSolDulc1.2, whole genome shotgun sequence includes:
- the LOC129874229 gene encoding ethylene-responsive transcription factor RAP2-6-like: MNGFCQENKCTTPTHKLSHQQEFHYMVSALRHVVSGAADGRPDGEASQLLWEVQNVATSDNNSSMPRRNINLVDEGSSFNVELEHGKKKRRRRNTKKEFRGVRQRPWGKWAAEIRDPHKAQRLWLGTFVTAEDAARAYDKKAVEFRGLKAKTNFPLKEYINDAVVTDHENNSPMVVEQVHDGDEVAVADNNNYIDGENCMENNGDDFWATLEDDGLVRRITQDMSF; encoded by the coding sequence ATGAATGGATTCTGTCAAGAGAATAAATGTACTACTCCTACTCACAAACTGTCTCATCAACAAGAATTTCACTACATGGTGTCAGCTCTCCGACATGTTGTCTCAGGCGCCGCCGATGGTCGACCTGACGGAGAAGCTTCTCAGCTTCTGTGGGAAGTTCAAAATGTAGCCACGTCAGATAATAATTCTTCAATGCCACGTAGGAACATTAATCTCGTGGACGAAGGGAGTTCTTTCAACGTGGAGTTGGAGCAcgggaagaagaagaggaggaggaggaatacGAAGAAGGAATTTAGAGGAGTGAGACAAAGGCCATGGGGAAAATGGGCCGCGGAGATCCGCGACCCGCACAAAGCCCAACGACTTTGGCTTGGTACTTTTGTTACTGCCGAAGATGCTGCTAGAGCTTATGATAAAAAGGCGGTAGAATTTAGAGGTCTAAAGGCCAAAACTAACTTTCCTCTTAAGGAATATATTAATGATGCAGTTGTTACTGATCATGAGAACAATTCCCCAATGGTCGTAGAACAAGTTCACGATGGCGATGAGGTGGCAGTGgctgataataataattatattgatGGCGAAAACTGTATGGAAAATAATGGTGATGACTTTTGGGCCACTTTGGAAGACGACGGACTTGTCAGGAGGATAACACAGGATATGTCCTTTTGA